The Xiphophorus hellerii strain 12219 chromosome 5, Xiphophorus_hellerii-4.1, whole genome shotgun sequence genome window below encodes:
- the LOC116720402 gene encoding neuronal acetylcholine receptor subunit alpha-7-like — MGLRKSNGPVLVGVYLWATFYYQACHCGVYQRKLYRELMLNYNRLERPVQNDSAPILVELGLTLLQIIDVDEKNQVLITNAWLQLHWTDIYLSWNPENYPGVQNLRFPSNLVWVPDILLYNSADERFDATFHTNVLVNASGACQYIPPGILKSTCYIDVRWFPFDIQKCDLKFGSWTHNGWLLDLQMMDVDISTYIPNGEWDLVGVPGKRNELYYECCKEPYPDVTFTVTMRRRTLYYGLNLLIPCVLISGLALLVFLLPADSGEKISLGITVLLSLTVFMLLVAEIMPATSDSVPLIAQYFASTMMIVGLSVVVTVLVLQFHHHDPRGGKMPKWIRVILLNWCAWFLRMKKPGEENKPAVGSSNPPTYKYSHSPPHHTSTTSIQMSTIPGQAQSTTTNGNMNLYFGYHSTGTDNPAFPPSTDSGLVTCGIGGEGGGGNHLSGSSQPDIHSDHTRTMLLEQIPEISLILEEVQYIARRFRDQDEGEEICSEWKFAAAVVDRLCLVAFSLFSIICTFTILMSAPNFIEAVSKDFT, encoded by the exons CTTGTCACTGCGGAGTGTACCAGAGGAAACTGTACCGTGAACTGATGCTGAACTACAATCGTCTGGAGAGACCAGTCCAAAACGACTCTGCTCCTATTCTTGTGGAACTTGGCCTGACATTGCTACAGATTATTGACGTG GATGAAAAGAACCAAGTGTTGATTACAAACGCGTGGCTGCAACTG CATTGGACGGATATTTATCTGTCCTGGAACCCAGAGAACTATCCTGGGGTTCAGAATCTTCGCTTTCCCTCCAATCTGGTTTGGGTTCCAGATATCCTTCTCTACAACAG TGCCGATGAGAGATTTGACGCCACGTTTCATACAAATGTGCTGGTTAATGCATCAGGAGCCTGCCAATACATCCCACCAG GTATCCTGAAGAGTACATGCTATATTGATGTCCGGTGGTTCCCATTTGATATCCAGAAGTGTGACCTGAAGTTTGGCTCTTGGACCCACAACGGCTGGCTCCTGGATCTTCAGATGATGGATGTGGACATTTCTACATACATTCCCAACGGAGAGTGGGACCTCGTAg GTGTGCCTGGAAAGCGCAACGAGTTGTACTATGAGTGCTGCAAGGAGCCCTACCCTGATGTGACGTTCACCGTCACTATGCGACGCAGGACTTTGTACTACGGCCTCAACCTGCTCATCCCCTGTGTGCTGATTTCTGGATTGGCCCTTTTGGTTTTTCTGCTTCCAGCTGACTCTGGAGAAAAGATCTCACTGG GTATTACTGTGCTGCTTTCTCTAACGGTGTTCATGCTGCTTGTTGCAGAGATCATGCCCGCCACTTCAGACTCTGTTCCCCTAATTG CACAGTACTTTGCCAGCACCATGATGATTGTGGGCTTGTCTGTAGTGGTAACAGTCCTGGTTCTTCAGTTCCACCACCATGATCCCAGAGGGGGGAAAATGCCTAAATGG ATCCGTGTGATTCTTCTGAACTGGTGCGCTTGGTTCCTCCGCATGAAGAAGCCCGGGGAAGAAAATAAGCCAGCAGTGGGCTCCAGTAACCCTCCAACGTACAAATACTCTCACTCTCCTCCGCACCACACCAGCACCACCAGCATCCAGATGAGCACGATACCAGGGCAGGCCCAGTCGACCACAACCAACGGCAACATGAACCTGTACTTTGGCTACCACTCCACAGGAACAGACAACCCCGCCTTCCCACCGAGCACCGACTCAGGCCTGGTGACATGTGGCATCGGCGGTGAAGGAGGCGGAGGAAACCACCTGAGTGGCTCCTCCCAGCCTGACATCCACTCGGACCACACACGGACAATGCTGCTAGAGCAGATCCCGGAAATCTCCCTCATCCTGGAGGAAGTGCAGTACATCGCCAGGCGCTTTCGAGACCAGGACGAAGGGGAGGAAATCTGCAGCGAGTGGAAGTTTGCCGCCGCTGTGGTGGATCGCTTATGCTTGGTGGCCTTTTCGCTGTTCTCCATCATCTGCACCTTCACTATACTCATGTCGGCTCCAAATTTCATTGAGGCCGTGTCAAAAGACTTTACATAA